CCAGGGGCAAGGCTGGGACATGGAGATCATGCCAGAAAAGGATGGTGTGCGTGTGTAGCATTATTCATGCTTTGGGGAAACAGCAGCCAATGCCTAATGCATGGGCCAGCAAAGAAAGGGGATCCCACCAGGAATCTGGGTGCACCCCCATGGTCTTGGTAGGAGCTTTGCTCATCCAGTTCATCGCTGCAGTCTCCCATACAAGCAAACAGTGCAGGTCACCCCACACCAAACCCATCCCACAGACCTTAGCAGACCAGGTGGAAGATGCTTCAGTCAATAAACCCCATTTCCCTGGACACCCATGTAAAGCACCATTAGAAACATGCCATGAATACAATCACTCAGGCTAAAAAACCCCTCCCAGCCTGTTCAGCCACACCACTGAAGAACGGGTGTGCCTAGGGCATCACCCCCGTGTCAAGGGGACCCCACTCACCAGGCCCTGCCACTGCAGCAAGGAGCTTTGAGTGACCCCTGACCTCTTCATCCAGCTCGGTGATGTAGAGCCATTAGTCATCGTACTGTACACATGAGCAGCTATACCAATTAACATAATTAACACACGAGGGCAAATTAATCTCTTGATTATGCCTGCCATTCACTTATCAGCTGCTATTATGGGAAGATCAGCTTTTGTACCTCTGCTTTCTATGCAAATAAGCCAGTTATGATGCCTTCATTACTCAATATACAATTACCCAGCACAGATACCCATGAAATCGAGCACGGACAGATTGCCAACACGCTCGGGCCAGAGCCCAGGTGGATTTTGCAGTTAAAGTCCTCTGCATTTCTGAATGTGCCACCTCAAATGATGCTTCAGTACCTGAGTTTTGGGGAACTGCTGATGCTGCTGACGTGGGGAAGACCAGGGGAGAAATGCTTGTGGCAGCCCGGCTGCTCCCCTGCCGTGTTGGTGGCCAAAGTTGGTTCCATCTCATACAGCAAAGAGGACGTGGGCAGAGATACAAGGGACAAAGCAGAGGGCTTGTGGCCAGTTGGCCACCGAGGTGGCCACAGCTGATGTCACCCCAAACAGCAAGACAGAGGGACACCGGACAAATTGCTCCAGGGCAATTCCCAGGTATCAGGTCCAGGGAAATCACCCTCAGTGCCTGGAGAGGGAGGGACAGTCCCAGCTGGGTCCCATTACCCTGAGCTGCTCCTTGCTGGGTGGGggcctgcctgcagcccccaggtgTGCCCCACCTGGGCTGGTATAAAAGgctcctgagcagcagctttggtatgagctggttttgttggggtCAGGATGGGGTTGGGAGGCAGCCTGGGTGTTGCTCTACTCTGCTGGGCGCTGGCTGAAGCAGCATCTTATAGCCCCTGGGGTTTCCCTCAAAGGGCCCCGGGGGTCTTGAGGGTCTGGGGGGACTCTGCTTGGAGCCGGCCCCGTGTGCCTTCcttctcccagccctccccctgGGCATGGGTGGATGTGTCCCAGCTCCAGGCTGTGGCCCCGCTGCACCCCGTGGCCGTGCAGTGCCAGGAGGCGCAGGTGGTGGTCACGGTGCACAGGGACCTCTTTGGTACGGGGCGGCTGGTCAGGGCTGTGGAGCTGACCCTGGGCTcggctggctgcctgcctgtggcCCCGAGTGCTGCTGAGGGCACTGTGACCTTCGTGGCTGGACTGCACGAGTGTGGCAGCACCTTGCAGGTGaggtggggtgaggggctgctCCATCCCTGTGTAGAGAATGGAGCTTCTATGGGCTTTGAGCAGTGCTGGATGGGTAAATGGGAATTACTGTGGGCAGCGCTAACAGCTAAAGAGCAATGTGCTGCCATGCCACCTCATTCATCTTGGGAAGGCTCTCGGTCCTAGGAGTGACCTGGTGAAGGTGACATCAGGGTTTGGGGTGAGGGGCTCATctagctgcagcagctgcctggtgaGGAGCGGGGTGACCAGAGCAGAGCTAGGCTTTGTGGTATGGGTACCATCCTCAAGCCCTAGATGAGGTGCATGCTCTGCAGCAAGCAAGGCTTTGTAGTGGTTTTATGATTTGTACATGTGCAGCCAGTTGCATCTGTCCATGGAAGAACTGGGCACAGCTTGAAACTGCACTGACTtgctgaggaagcagagaaagggaCTTGCAGGGAACTTCCCGACCACCTTGGCAGGAGAGAAGGGCTGCCTGGAGCTGGTGTGCTCTAGCTCACCTCGGGGAGGAGGTTTGCAGACCTACTGTCCTCCAGCCCCTGACCACCTGATGTGGGTACTTGCTGGTGTGCCAAAGTCCTTGATACTGAcctcctgcagggctggcacctTGCTGGGATGCCAGTACAAAGCTTCCTGGTATCCTATATGCACTGGATTGGGAACGTGGAGGGCAGCCTGTGCCTTTCCAGCTGATGGACTTGTGTGTCCCAGCATAATCGGTGCTGGGTATCTGATCGTGCTGAGCTTCTGGTTGACTTGTTTTACTGACTCATCAGCTCTCCTGAATCTTTCTTTCAGGTGACAGCAGAATCCTTGATCTACAAAACAAGCTTGTCCTACAAGCCTACTCCTTCTGCCAACCTGGTTGTTGTAAGGACCAGCCCAGCTGTGGTTCCCATAGAGTGTCACTATCCCAGGTAAGCAAATGGgggctctgctctcctcctaCGGACCTGAGGTGATGGTGGCATCTTTGTTAACgcacttttctttatttagaaagAGCAATGTGAGCAGCAATGCTGTCCAGCCCACGTGGGCTCCCTTGCACTCCACCTTGTCGGCAGAGGAGAAGTTGATGTTCTCCCTGCGCCTCATGAATGGTGGGTGCAGCCCTGTTTCCCTCtggtccctgctcctgccagctcctggccaCAGGCTGAGAGCCCAGATGGAGCCACAGTCTGAGCTGAAAGCAAATCTTGCAGAAGGGACCCATGGGGTTTCGGCTCAGTGACGAGGTCCCACGTGCAAGGGAGGGCTGTATGCTTTTCTCCGAAGTGACCTGTAGTGTTGGGTCTACCTTCCAGATGACTGGAGTGCTGAGAGACTCTCCAATGGCTTCCAGCTGGGGGAAAGCCTGCACCTCCAGGCTGATGTTGCTTCTGGGAACCATGTACCTCTAAGGCTCTTCGTGGATGAGTGTGTTGCTACTCTGAGTCCAGGCAGGAGCTCCTCTCCCCAGTATGCCTTGATTGACCTCAGCGGGTAAGGGGTGTGGTactctgggagctgctgctgtagctgcCTGGGGTGTCCCTGACTCCTGACCCTCGTCCAGGTGCTTGGTGGATGGGAGATCAGATGACACCACTTCAGCCTTTATCTCTCCGAGGCCAAGGCAGGAAACACTGCAGTTCATGGTTGATGCATTCAAGTTTGCAGGAGATGACAGAAACTTGGTGAGATGTGGTGcccatccctcctcccacaGTGTGTTCAGAAGCTGTTCTGCATTAAGAGATGTAATAAACCTTGGATGCTGGTTTAATTTCCCTTCCAGATCTACATCACCTGCCACTTGAAGGTCTCCCCAGCTGACCAAGCCCCAAATCCATTGAACAAAGCTTGTTCCTTCAACAAAGCCAGCAGCCTGTGAGTAGCTGGTGCATGTAGAGAGGGgaccagcctggagaagagggtTTATAGATAATTCTGTTGCAGGTGGGCTCCTGTGGAGGGTACTGGAGacatctgcagctgctgtgagaCGGGCAACTGTCCGTTGTATGGAAGATACTCACAGAGAATTAATCATCTGGCCAGATGGTCAGGGAGGCGCTTGAAGAGAGATGTCCCTTCCAAGCAAGGTAGGGCTCTGTGCCCAAGATGTacctgcagggcagggtggcCCTCCAGGTTGGGATGGCGAAGATGCTGGAAGGTCTTGAGCAAATGCATCTTGTCTTAAGGGCAAGTCCACCTCTTCTCCAATGTCCTTGTGTTTGTGTCCTTATATCTAAAACTActagaaagctgctttttcagagtCCACCTTTCTGTAAGCCTTGAAATCTGGACTAAGCAGGAATTACCTCCCCCTGTGAACTCACTCATGTCCATCTCTTCTTAGGTGGGTCCTCAAAGACAGCAGAGGCTGAAGTCTCAGTTGGGCCGCTACTGATCCTTGATCCAGCTCAGGGATTATGGAGCTCCTCAGGAGGTTTTGCACCAGCAGGGAAGACATCACGTGGTATGTGATGGGGGTTTTGACTGTCTTCAGGTCTCAATTGAAGGTGACTCCAGGCTGATCTGGTTGTGAATCCTCCATGACTTCACACCCGGACAGACCTTCTGATATAATCACCAAAAGGCAGTCTGGGGGACTTcttccacagctgcctgcaaggTTGTTCACTGACAGATGGTGGAAAGGTGTTAAATGTTTGGTAAGTGGCTCTTGTCTCTTCCAGGTGCTGCTGAAGGGCTTCCTGTGCTGGTCCAAGCTGCCGTGCTTGCAGCAGCCACTGTGCTGAGCTTAACTGCTCTGGGGCTGTTTCTTCTGTGCAGAAAAATGTAGCTGCCCTCCTGGGGTGTCCTTGTAACTCCCAGTCCTAATAAAGAGAAACGTGTCTGTCCTCCCCTTGTGCCCTCAGTGGGGAGGAGGGACAGTGGTTGGCCTTTGCTCTGGTCTGCTTGGATGGGAGTTGGAGCTGTGTTTGTGCACAATCTCCCAATGAAGCCATCTCTTGGGGTGGCCACAGCTCCTTGGGAAGCTGCTGGTTGTGTGACCAAAGATGCAGAGCATCTCCCAAGCCATGGCACTTGGGGATGGAAGGTGGCTCCCTGCAGGAGGACTTTCCAAAtgtgcagcactgctgtcaAGGCTCCTGCTGTCGTACGCCTGGCGTGCAATGCTGTGCCTGACAGCAAGGAATCTGAAATCCTGGCTGCAAACAACGTATGGCTCCTGCTTCCAGGTAAATGAGGAAAGAATTGATGCTGTGAGCAAATGCTAAATGGATTCCTGGCTCAGGAAGTCCTGTTCACCCCTTCTTAGCAGGGGTGATGCTGGAGGACATGGTAACACAGGTCTGTCTTGGGCTTGTTGCTGCCTGGGTGAGGAGGCACTGCCTCCTGAAGGACACACAGCAGCTCTAGCTCTGGGGTTtttgtgggtgctggggctgagtatggcttctgctgctgggagaaCTGGGAAAAGCTCGGTGTTGGAGGTGAGCATGGGCTGAAGATGGATGCTGTTTCTAGCTGTATGGAGAGCAGGGGCCAATGGCTGGATGGGGAGTTGGAACTAGTGCCTAATCAAGGGAATGAGGACAAATAGGGAAAGCTACTGGTCCACCCGCCCCAAacatctatatatttttttgtaaatatagTGTGGATGTCCTCAGCCAGCAGGCCTGCCTAAATTATCACCTCCCCTTGCAGCAGCCTCGGGggctctgtccctgctgtgctgggggagtTGTGCTATAGGGCACAGGAGTCCTCATCATGCTTGAGTTGAGAGTCAATAGGCATGAGGTGGGCCTTAAAGCTGTGTTAAATTGCTCTCCTCGCTCTGTGGCTTTCCCTCCTACATACACAGGCTTATCCTGACCTCTTGGCTTAGGCTGCTGAAGGCTTGGGATGTCTTCTGCCTGGTGGAATTCCAGTTGGGTATGGGCTCTTGGTGTCTTGACTCCTGATGTGGCAAGTTGAACACCAGTTGCACTTCTCAGGAGCTTGAGTAGCACAAGTATTTCTCAAGTTTTCTCCCTGGCTTGCTTACCCGGGGCTGTGTGCCACTTGCAGCCATGTGCCCCAGGGAGCAGTGGTCACCTCCAGTCCGACCCGGAGGCTGCAGGATTTCATTACCCTGTGGCTGGAGGGCCATGTGCTTTGAGGCATTACCTGGTATAAAGATCACAGCTCTGCACTGGGTGGGCTAATCACCCCGATTTGTGTGGTGTGGGACCCCGCACCCCTGAGTGAGCACAGCAGTGGGCTCGGACTCCTCGAAGCGTGAATGTGCCTTGGCTGGTGCTGGTACCCTTGTGGGCTTTGCAGGGAGAATCCCCCAGCATGTTACTCTGAGTGACCTTATGCCTCATGTTCTTAACTTCTCCCAGGTTATAGAAAGTAAAGACCTGATGCTTGCAACCGCTTTTTCTGAGTGAAGGAAACTGCACTTGGCCGTAGATAAAGagtaaaaagggggaaaagcagTACGGCTGACCTTAAGCaatgccagcagccccagttCTCAGATGTTtggtgctttgcttttgtttgtacCCTCTGAAAACTACTGCTGTTAAAGACATCACCAAAGTTTGGCAGCTGAAGGCTGGAAGCAGCGCTTCTGCCCTGAAGCCCTTGGGCTGCAATCCCCATGCCATTAGGCTGCAATCTCGCCGTGCTGATTCTTCTTGCAACGGGCTCCAACAAAGCCCGCGTGCAGCTACAGTGCTGCAAATGGCCCTTCCCTGACTGAGAAATCAGCTTGGCACTCGTGGGCTTGGCAGGGTGTGGAGCAggacccccctccccaggcaagCTCGGTTTGAAAGCCCAGGGATGATGTGCTTAGGGCAAATgtttcctgcttctgttttcaaTGAATTaagcagctgagctgaaatAATCAGGTGGAAAAATGAGGCAGCCatgtaagctttttttttttggctgaaatcTTCCCCAATCAGGCTGTCAGCCTTCATGTTTTATGCACAAGCTCCTTCCTGAAGGAGCTACAGAAGACTAAAAcctccttttttcttaatttttaccTTGACAGCGTGACATGCTCGGTGAGGCTGGGCTGAGTGTGTGGCCAGGCTGTGGTGCTACCCTTCCCAAAGGGTGTTGGtgcccctccccagggcagggagacCCAGCAGTGTCCTctgggtgggagctggaggTTCCTTCCCAGGCAGTCCCACATACATGGTAGTCTTCTAACAATCTGCCTCAAGGCTTATTCACTTACAAAGCCATTCTCTTCCCATCCTCTAAAGAAATCTGCCCCTGAGCAGGTTCTGCTGTTCCTGTCGCTGTTGTCCTGTGCCACAGGGGTCTGATGGAGACCTGTGCTTCTCTGGGTACTACATCTCTCCTGCAAGCTCTTGCAGCTATCAAAGCCCAGTCCCATGCTGGGCAGGTGCTGCCAGTGCCACCACCCTTTCCGTACCCATAGGGAGCTTAATAAACAAGTCAACTTTGGTGGTTATTTCTTGTTAATTCAAGGTATGGACTTGTGATCCCCTGTGGTACAGGCTCTAAGGAGGCAGCCATCAGCTATGGGATGTCTCCTCTCTCCTCCAAGGACTTCAGTATCCAGGCTAGGATGCATGGAGGAAATGTGGCTGGGTTTTCTGAGTTATGGCATGGAAGTCCTCCTTTGCCATGGTGGTTTCCCAGAAATGCTATGTGCAGGGAGCACttgaggagctgctgggctcaTGCCAGTATGCAAAGGCATTGCTCTGAGCTGTGCCAAACACAGGGCTGCGTGTGATGCTTGTTGACCCATATATTCAGTTTGGCCAGTGTTGGAAATGCCCTCTTGAGGTGTTTTCTCTCcatcacagttaaaaaaaccaaaccttcGTTAGTGAGCTGGCAGGTAATTTGTGCCCAAAGCCTGAACCCTCTTTGCCTTTTGTTGACCTGTGCCCGTGATGCCGGCAGCAGCCCAAGCGGTGGGCATCCCAGGGGAGAGGAGCCTGACTTGGGCTATGAGCCTTGTTGGATCTGGTCCTATGAGCACTGattcccccagcctgtgctcagATCCTCTTTCCAGGCCTATTTTCAGCAGGAAGGATTTgtgctgggagatgctgtgctCTGGGCTGTCCTCCCCTCCTGCCAACCCCTTTCCCAGCCCAGGAGGGGCTGCACATCAGCTACTGTTGTACTTATAACACTGGCTTCCCCCGTGGTAACCAACGTATCTGTGGAATTTAGTATTGTACCTTGAAACGGCTATTCAttctttaataaattattaatccTAAAGcaatctgttttttcccttgtataCCAGGAAAAACTTGATAGGAGGGTTGAGGAGATGGTCTCAGTGGAGAAATGATTCCCAGATATCCAGCCCTGAGCTAAGGTTCCCAAAACTGGGCTGGCTGTAGGTGGATTAAGGAGCCGGGGAAGGAAAGGTGTCTCATGGAGGATGAGGGAGTGTTATCAGGTTATGGGACCAGGCAGGAATTTGCCACTGAATGCTCTTAAGAGTTGGGCAGGGACAGATGCTGCTCTACTGTCCCCAAGGGCACTGAGACCTCTTGCTGGGGTTGTAGTAGGTGATATTGCTGGTTCACTTTTCCTGCCTGGTTTAACACAGCCCTGTGCAATTCCTTGATGGATGAAGAGAGAAAGTGCATGGCATGTGCTGGTGGGGATGCCAACttgcctgctctgccccaccTGTGAGCCTCATCAACCCCAGTCCTGTAACTGCTGCTTCTGGACTTTATTAGCATTCATTCCCTTCAC
This genomic stretch from Falco naumanni isolate bFalNau1 chromosome 7, bFalNau1.pat, whole genome shotgun sequence harbors:
- the LOC121090990 gene encoding zona pellucida sperm-binding protein 3-like translates to MGLGGSLGVALLCWALAEAASYSPWGFPQRAPGVLRVWGDSAWSRPRVPSFSQPSPWAWVDVSQLQAVAPLHPVAVQCQEAQVVVTVHRDLFGTGRLVRAVELTLGSAGCLPVAPSAAEGTVTFVAGLHECGSTLQVTAESLIYKTSLSYKPTPSANLVVVRTSPAVVPIECHYPRKSNVSSNAVQPTWAPLHSTLSAEEKLMFSLRLMNDDWSAERLSNGFQLGESLHLQADVASGNHVPLRLFVDECVATLSPGRSSSPQYALIDLSGCLVDGRSDDTTSAFISPRPRQETLQFMVDAFKFAGDDRNLIYITCHLKVSPADQAPNPLNKACSFNKASSLWAPVEGTGDICSCCETGNCPLYGRYSQRINHLARWSGRRLKRDVPSKQGGSSKTAEAEVSVGPLLILDPAQGLWSSSGGFAPAGKTSRGAAEGLPVLVQAAVLAAATVLSLTALGLFLLCRKM